One region of Alosa sapidissima isolate fAloSap1 chromosome 1, fAloSap1.pri, whole genome shotgun sequence genomic DNA includes:
- the LOC121705651 gene encoding uncharacterized protein LOC121705651, whose translation MLWQRLEDVYGSPEVIENALLKKVEDFPKISAKDNHKLRELGDTLMELEAARADGYLPGLSYLNTSRGVSPIVQKLPHNLQEKWITVGSRYKEQHKVPYPPFVVFVNFVIEQAKTRNDPSFASITGACVSYEVDRLGRNVFQRTQHDDKLGMSIEDELFLDLMDKEVYMDEANCWKKDQIRVVFDSSAKHEGLSLNDVLLKGPDMNNTLLGVLMRFRKEPVAVSADVQQMFYCFIVREDHRDFLRFLWFEDNNPSKQITEYRMKVHVFGNSPSPAVAIYGLRRAALHGEKEHGAEPKQFVMRNFYVDDGLTSFPTDDEAISILKRIKEIQPDRIGLYQQHKQKVYVYVANRVARIRKSTNPEQWRFVSTEHNPADHGTRSVPAAMLKDTIWLKGPAFLSRDTCSQPETFELIDPDADIDIRPQVKAFITKTSDGELGSHRFERFSSWKALSRAMAKLIHKVRSCTKSQPSKIEELTQAKLVLIRNAQHNVFAKEMESLSKGGTVSKSSPLRKLSPIVDTDGLLRVGGRITLAGVPWEEKHPIIVPKKHHIATLLVRHYHEQVAHQGRHLTEGAVRSAGLWLIGGKRLVSSILRKCVTCNKLRGRMEEQKMSNLPAERLNPGPPFTNVGVDVFGPWTISSRRTRGGIAENKRWAVMFTCLVTRAVHIEVIESLSSSSFINALRRFTAVRGPVRLFRSDQGTNFVGACKELQIKSEDHELTAYLQDQGSTWMFNPPHSSHMGGVWERMIGVARRILDALLIQTNTPHLSHEVLVTLMSEVMAIMNTRPLVPVSSDPDMPTVLTPAMLLTQKVEPVSSPPGEYDLKDLYNKQWKQVQSLADTFWKRWRQEYLVSLQPRRKWHEEKPNLREGDVVLLKDAQVKRNEWPVGVVVNAIPSKDSKVRKVEVKVVKQGIQKVYSRPVSEVVLLVKGE comes from the exons ATGTTGTGGCAAAGATTGGAAGATGTTTATGGCTCACCTGAGGTCATCGAAAACGCCCTCCTCAAAAAAGTTGAAGATTTCCCCAAAATCTCAGCCAAAGACAACCACAAACTAAGAGAGCTTGGAGACACTCTCATGGAACTAGAAGCAGCTAGGGCCGACGGGTACTTACCTGGCCTGTCGTATCTCAACACCTCCCGTGGAGTCAGCCCGATTGTCCAGAAACTACCGCACAACCTACAAGAAAAGTGGATTACTGTAGGATCACGTTACAAAGAACAACACAAGGTGCCCTACCCTCCATTTGTAGTCTTCGTGAACTTCGTCATTGAACAAGCAAAAACGCGCAATGACCCCAGCTTTGCCAGCATAACGGGAGCATG TGTCAGCTATGAGGTAGACCGCTTGGGCAGAAATGTGTTTCAAAGAACGCAGCATGACGACAAGCTTGGCATGTCCATCGAAGATGAGCTGTTCCTTGACCTCATGGACAAAGAGGTCTACATGGACGAAGCAAATTGCTGG AAAAAAGACCAAATACGTGTGGTGTTCGATTCCAGCGCCAAGCACGAGGGCCTCTCTCTCAATGATGTCCTTCTTAAAGGGCCTGACATGAACAACACACTGCTGGGAGTCCTCATGCGTTTCCGCAAAGAGCCTGTAGCGGTTTCGGCTGATGTCCAACAGATGTTCTACTGCTTCATCGTCCGTGAAGACCATCGCGATTTCCTGAGGTTTCTGTGGTTTGAAGACAACAACCCAAGCAAGCAGATCACTGAATACCGCATGAAAGTGCATGTTTTTGGGAACTCTCCTTCCCCTGCGGTAGCCATTTACGGCCTGAGAAGAGCGGCCCTGCATGGAGAAAAAGAACATGGTGCTGAACCTAAGCAATTCGTCATGAGAAACTTCTATGTTGATGATGGGCTCACCTCATTCCCTACTGACGACGAAGCCATCTCCATCctgaaaagaataaaagaaaT ACAGCCGGATCGTATTGGGCTATATCAACAACACAAGCAGAAGGTTTATGTATATGTGGCCAACAGAGTCGCTCGCATCAGGAAGTCCACAAACCCGGAACAGTGGCGCTTTGTCAGTACAGAACACAACCCTGCAGATCATGGGACCCGCTCAGTGCCAGCAGCCATGTTGAAAGATACCATCTGGCTTAAGGGCCCAGCTTTCTTGTCCAGAGACACCTGCTCACAGCCAGAGACATTTGAACTCATAGACCCTGACGCAGACATTGACATACGCCCACAGGTCAAAGCTTTCATAACCAAAACCTCCGACGGTGAGCTGGGGTCTCATCGTTTCGAACGATTCTCCAGTTGGAAGGCACTCAGTCGAGCCATGGCCAAGCTCATACATAAGGTCAGGTCTTGCACAAAAAGCCAGCCCAGCAAGATAGAGGAGTTGACACAAGCAAAACTAGTGCTCATCAGAAATGCTCAACACAATGTGTTTGCTAAGGAGATGGAAAGCCTTTCCAAAGGAGGTACCGTCTCTAAGTCCAGTCCTCTGAGGAAACTGAGTCCCATTGTGGATACGGATGGCCTACTAAGAGTTGGAGGGCGCATCACCTTGGCGGGCGTACCCTGGGAGGAGAAACATCCAATCATAGTCCCCAAGAAGCATCACATAGCTACCTTATTGGTGAGGCACTATCATGAACAGGTCGCACATCAGGGCAGGCATCTTACAGAAGGCGCTGTGCGCTCTGCTGGACTGTGGCTGATTGGAGGCAAGAGGTTAGTGTCAAGCATCTTACGTAAATGTGTAACCTGTAACAAGCTGagaggaagaatggaagaaCAAAAAATGTCAAACTTACCTGCTGAACGACTCAACCCAGGTCCTCCGTTCACAAATGTaggtgttgatgtgtttggtCCATGGACCATAAGCTCAAGACGAACCCGAGGTGGCATTGCAGAGAATAAACGCTGGGCAGTCATGTTCACTTGCCTGGTTACAAGAGCTGTGCATATCGAAGTGATCGAGTCTCTGTCATCCTCAAGCTTTATAAATGCATTGAGAAGATTCACAGCTGTTCGTGGCCCTGTGCGCCTCTTCCGTTCTGACCAAGGGACAAACTTTGTCGGGGCATGCAAGGAACTTCAAATAAAATCTGAAGACCATGAACTGACCGCTTACCTGCAAGACCAAGGCAGCACTTGGATGTTCAACCCTCCCCACTCCTCACACATGGGTGGAGTGTGGGAGCGGATGATAGGCGTCGCACGCAGGATATTGGATGCACTGCTGATACAGACAAACACCCCCCATCTGTCTCATGAGGTTCTGGTCACACTCATGTCCGAAGTCATGGCCATAATGAACACCAGACCCCTGGTTCCTGTGTCATCCGATCCAGACATGCCCACTGTCCTGACGCCAGCTATGCTTCTAACACAGAAAGTTGAGCCAGTGTCATCACCTCCAGGAGAGTACGACCTCAAAGACCTGTACAACAAGCAGTGGAAACAAGTCCAGTCTCTAGCTGACACATTCTGGAAACGTTGGCGTCAAGAATATCTGGTGTCACTCCAACCAAGGCGAAAATGGCACGAAGAAAAGCCAAACCTGAGAGAAGGAGATGTTGTGCTTCTCAAAGATGCACAAGTCAAGCGAAATGAATGGCCTGTTGGAGTAGTGGTTAACGCCATTCCCAGCAAAGACTCTAAAGTTCGCAAAGTGGAAGTGAAGGTGGTCAAACAGGGTATCCAGAAGGTGTATTCTAGGCCAGTCTCAGAAGTTGTTCTACTTGTGAAAGGGGAATAG